The DNA region GGCTCTTGGCTTTCTTAATTTGAATTGATGGCCCCTTGTTCTACTGTCCTCTCTAAAGTCAAAAAAGGTTTCGGCTTCAATATCATCCAAGCCcttgataattttaaacactTGTATAATGTCCGCTCTCCTTCTTCTGTAATTCAGTGTAGGTAATCCAAGCTCTTTTAATCTCTGATCGTAAGATTTATCTCTTaactttttgacaattttagtgGCCCTACGCTGCACTCTTTCAAGCTTATCCAAATCACCTTTTAGGAGAGGGTACCATATACAGCTTGCGTATTCCAGATGAGGTCgaattatacttttataaagGGGCAGGAACATATCCTTATCCATGTAAGCAAAAGATCGCCTTACCAATCCAATGAGTCTATTTGCTTTATTTACAGCTTCATTCGTATGTAGTGAAAATTTTAAAGACTGATCAAAAGTAACTCCAAGGTCCTTTTCAGTATTGGCATTTGGCAGATCCTCGTCACCTTCCTCTGTTGGCATAGTGAATTGCATTTGTGGATTTGAATTTCCATAATGTAttactttacatttattaatgttgaatTTCAGCTGCCATCTTTTAGACCAATCGGATAATGCCTTGAGATCATTTTGAACAGTATCATTTCTGTTTTCATACACAACATTAAACATCTTAGTGTCATCTGCAAACATCCATACTTTAGATTTAACTGCATCAGGTAGGTCGTTtatgaaaatgataaataataaaggGCCTAACACGCTGCCTTGAGGGACTCCGCTTTTAACCGTAGACCATTCAGAAAATGCTGCGGCCACTCTAACTCTTTGTCTCCTCCCTGTCAAAAATTGATGTATCCATCTCAGTAGGTTTCCTTTTATTCCGTACGCTTCCAATTTTGTTATTAATCTCTGGTGGGGGATAGAATCGAATGCCTTACTAAAATCCAAATATACAGCATCAAAGTTTTCTCCCGCATCCAGCAATTTCGTCCATTCTTCCATCACCTCCAGCAATTGTGTGACGCAAGATCTACCTTTCCGAAACCCATGCTGTGCTTTTATAATAAGGTTTCTATCATTTAGAAACTGTATAATTTTGTCTCTCACAATTGATTCCAAAAGTTTGCATACGACAGATGTCAAACTTACTGGCCTGTAGTTTCCAACCTCCGTCTTGTCCCCTTTCTTAAAAATTGGTACTACATTTGCACATTTCCAGCACTCCGGTAACTGTCCAGTCGATAGtgatttgttgtatattgaCGTCAATGGAGTTGCAACAATTTCTTTAAGTTCCTTCAGTACTCTTGGATGCACGTCATCTGGTCCAGCTGATTTATTTGAGTTCATCTGCTGAAGGCATGTAAGCACTTCCTCCTTTGTCACTTCAATTGACTCCAAATGGTCATCCACGTCAACTCTTGGTGTAACTTCTGGCAATGACTCGAGGTCTTCATTCGTGAATACACTTATGAAAAATGCGTTGAAAATTTCCGCTTTATGCTGATTGTCATCAGCCATATTACCCTTTCCATCCTTCACCAATCCAATAGATTGAGTTGTTTTGGTTTTCTCTCTTACATATTTCCAGAAACTTTTAGGATTTGTTTTTACTTCATTGCAAATTTTCCGCTCCAGTGCAATCTTTGCTGCCCTTTTTTCACCTGTTACTATATTTCTTGCCTTTTTGTAACTGTCATAATCCTTCTGTTGTCGAGACCTTGTAAACTTTTTCCATGcattatgtttcattttaattttcctCTGAACGTCACCAGTCATCCAGATaggtttattttctttttttatgtttgactTGGGAATACAGATCTGAACAGCATTtcttattgatttatttaaagcTTCACAGGCCTCTTCAACATTTGTATTTTCAAATTGGTAGTCCACCTCAGTAATCAGttctttcattttaatataGTCACCCTTGTTGAAATTTAGCTTGTATTCCATTTTCTCTTGTATTTTAGTTACACAGTCATATGAAAACAAGATTGTTACGTGGTCGCTTTTTCCTAATGGTGGACCTATCTCAATTTCACTTATTTTGGTTTCATCCATGGTGATTACTAAGTCGAGTATGTTAGGTGTTTGACCATCTCGAAATCGTGTTGGTTGCTGTATACACTGGCATAGAAAATTATCTCTAAGGCATTCTATAAACCGATTACTTTTatgtgtttcatttttatttgtactcCAAGAAATCCAATCAATTTCAGGAAAATTGAAATCTCCTAACATGATGAAATCAGAAATACCATTTAGTTCACTTGCTTTGTTGATAGCAGATAGTAAAGCTTGATTATTTTCGTCAATACTGTTAGGACTTCTGTAAATACATCCGCATAATAGTTGTtgccttttatttatttcaattttgatCCATAGTGCTTctacaaaatttaaattcagTAATTCGTTACAGATACTGGCATTCAGCTCTTCCTTCGCAAAAATAACCACACCTCTACCACTTCTGCCAGAATCAAATTCTGTGTATCCCTTGATGCTTAACTCAACTTCCAATATGTCTGTACAAGTTTTGTTATTTACTTCAGTTATTGCAACCACATCAGGTTTCCTTTGATTTATAATATCACGTAACTCACCTATTTTATTTCTCAGGGCATCTGCGTTTGTGTAAAGAAATTTCAACGACTTCTCATGAAAATCAACAATATCATCTTTTCTTAAACTAGATTTCTTCTGCTTTAATCCTTCtataaaagttttaaattttttcttgtcctctgaacattttttttttcttataaatgtttgtttcacttttctttctaagttaaaataattttcttcaAAACAAAAAGATTCTATATTTGAAAATTCTTTATGATGATGAACTAGGGCCTCGAAAACGATCAAACGCCAGTTCGCTATCCCGCTTCATAATTTTTCTTCTTATAACAAGATCAATCTCGCCGTTATCTTTCCTTGATCTTAGTTCCTGTCTTAACTCATAGTTCATTTGCCTCTCTTTTTTTGATCTATCAGGATTAATATATATGTTCTTTAGAAATGCGTGATCCGTGCTTCTAAGTTTTTTTGCATTTACCATCACTTCCCTTTTACTTTTCAGGCTATCCAGAGAAACTCTTGCCATTCTACACCCGTCTTCCGTGTATTTCCCAAGCCTGATCACTTCTGTTATTTCAACTCCCTCTATCTCTAGACACTCATTGAATAATTTCTCAATAGCAACCCTGTCTTCCTTCAGTCTCTGCTGAGAACTTTGGTTATCAGATTCAGGTAGATTTTCGAtcacaatatttaatttacgaGATTCTCTATCTCTATATTCTTCAATGCCTTCCTGAACACTCTCTTTAATTTTCCCATCCATTAGATCGTAGCTCTCTTTtaattctatcaaattatttcTTGTGTCGACCTGGATTTTTTCAATGACTTCAATGTTTTTATTGGTTAGTGATGCTCTAAGCGCCTGATCTTTTTGCGTTTTTTCCACAATATTTAATCTCGCATTCATATTTTCCTGCAATTCATTTATCTCCGCAATTTTCTTCAACAAAGGTAACTGTACAAGGCATGTATCACATGACCATAAAAAATTCTTTATTTCGCTGTCGGAGAGGAGAGCATACATTTTATTTGAGAGTTTTGAACATTTCAGGCAGAAACACCTCTTACAAATGTCACAATTTACGCCCTTATCCTTTTCGCCTATGATGGTTTTACAGATAGCACAAGCTCCCTCAACTGACTGTGGAGTTGCTTCCTGTTCAggttggctaggcctaggcctagcatctGCAGGCCTAAATCTAGGTTCCAGTTCCATATCCTTTCTATCCCTTGCCTTCcctctagtagtaggcctaccttcagCCATGGTTGTTAAGTTCAAGGAACACTAGGCCTAGCCCCTACACCCTGCTTCCAGGACTCTATGCTCCTCTGTATGGATACTGTAGGCTTCACATGGGTCCAGTTGACTTACCCCGACTTAGCAAACACGCTTCCAGAATATCGAAAAATATATCCTTTTTGATACAAATTTCTTGGTACTAGTacttattatcaattaatatatCATATCATCCACTTTGAAGAACAATTTAAATCCCGGTTTCAAAGATTTTAGCAGATTTAATTCATGAGGTTCAGAGCAAAATAAAACTACATGTTGCATTATCGAATAGCGCCTACTAAAGCAACTTGTTCTCTTCTAAATCGAAATAGAACGGCCAACAAGTTATTGTTAACGTCTGGTCCTTTGGCCCAATATTCGTTCAGCACATGGCCCTTATAGTTTGCACTACTGTTAAAAACAATTCTTAAAGGTGTACTTTTACTGTCCGGTTTTGCTATTCCGTGATGTGATATGTAGTGAACAGGTCCTTTATAGCTCCTCATCTCACTGTCAGATAACTTACGAGCAACTTTCCGCTCTAACATATCATCCATCTGTGAAGCATAGCACTCTGCATATTTCTCATTTTTCTGCAATCTCTTTTCGGTTGCTCTCAGTTTCGCTTCCGCAACCGATCGGTTGTCCGGTAAATCTTTAGGATCTCTGATCCATGGATATTTGGCTGTCCATTTACCATCTGAATAACTTAAACCTTCGTCAATAAGATTCAGTTCTCTCTCTTCCTTTAGGGTAAATCGTTTTGACCCAATAGGACAATTGCCACACTCGCAACTTCCGCACTTCGGATTGCAAGCAACTCCCATACTTTCTATATCAAGGAATTGCGAAGAAACCTGTTTTTCTATGTACGTAAGATTGGTTGCGTTAGACTCACTCCGACACACAGGATGTTTACCAAAAACCATTACTTCAAACGTCCCTTCACATAGAGCCCTTCAGTCCGCAGAATGTTTGGAAATAGACTTGCATTGTCTGCTCCTATCAACAATTCTACTGCACCTGTAGGTCTCTCTATCAGATGCTTTTCCACCTTAAAGATGTCAGCTAACTTCTCAGTGTCTTGAGGGAGTAATCTGTTTGTAATGCGTGGCATCCCAAATACTTCTATTTTAATATATCCATTATACTTCGTCTTTAGCGGCAATGTATAACTGAATGTCTCGATTTGCTCAGTTTCACCGCCAAATTTTGTCACGGAGACTGTCAGCGGCTTTCCTTTCAACTTTAGTTTTTCAGCTACGTCTGCCAATATAACGGATGACGTACTGGCCGTATCAAACATCGCGTTGACTTTGGTTCCCCATTTCGTTATCACGCTCTTGGCCATTAAGATACACGGCGCGTCAGTGCCGGTACTAGTCTGTTGCGACGTTTCGGTGTTCTGAGTATTTGAAGCTGGCTCTTTTTTCGGTGGAAAATGAATTAACGGGTGATGCTTCCTACTGCATCCATCCTTTCCACAATTTCCCAACTTACATGTTTTCACTTGATGCCCATGTTTGAGGCATCTGAAACAAACTCTTTTCTGTTTGATGACCTCTATTCGTTCTTGCATTGACATGGCCTTAAAACCTTTGCAGTCTTGCGTTTGGTGTTTAGCATTGTCATGTAAGATACAAGCAGCAGTATCTGTGGGCTTCTCTGTAAATACCGTGTTGACAATGCTGCGTTGCTGTTTTGGTCTCTGATTAGTTTCGTGTAAGCTAGTCATCATATATTTCAAACTTTTGGCTTCTTCTTCTAGGTAGTCCAAAAGAATCTTCAGTTTACCGTCTTTTTCTATTTTATCCTTCGATTGGGGATCATGTATTAGTCTGACCCATCTTCTCTTTTGATCGTCGGGTAACCTACTCTCAATTTCACTTATTACTCTGATATTGTTCATCTCGTGCTCTATTGCCATCCGCTTCAGATTTCGATGGCATGCTAAAATTAGATCTATGAACTCAACAAATTGTTTCTCTTCTCCTTCCTTTAAAGGATTTTGCTTCAGAATGTTTCCTATGAGCGCATTGACCAGCTTGTGTCTATCGCCATATTTCTCGTCTAGTAGGGTCCACATTTGCTCATAATCGTCTTCAGCTGCTTGTACAACTTTATTCACCTCGTTACCTAAACAAGACCGGAGTCTGAAAGGCAACTGCTCTGGATGTGTAGCCTTTTCGACAAATTTCTTAAAGTCCGTCTTAAACCTCGTGTATGTCTTTATGTCCCCATTGAATTTTGGCAACTCCATTTTCTTTAGGTCAATTTTATGTGTTTCGGTTTGTCTCATTCCGTCTTTGGAGTCCTTTTGTACCGCCTCTTCTTGATCTTTTCTATGTTTATAAAAGAGTAGTCTGATCGCGCTATGAACGTCTATCCGTGGTAGCATCCATGCGTCTTCTTCCGCTTCTTTGTCAGCCTCAGTCAGATCTAGTATCTTCTCGTGCGCAATCTTTAAATTTTGGAATTACTCGTCTAACTCTTCATACAAATCTTTTAACAACTCCGGTGGATGATTTGCGTGTACCGATGTTTATCTCCTCTGCCTTTGTTTTAAAGCTCCGTTCTCTCCTCCGTCTGTGCCTTTTTGCATCCTCCATCTCTGTGCGTTGACAATCTTGCCAAGTGTTCGAATGT from Antedon mediterranea chromosome 2, ecAntMedi1.1, whole genome shotgun sequence includes:
- the LOC140039336 gene encoding uncharacterized protein, with the translated sequence MLPRIDVHSAIRLLFYKHRKDQEEAVQKDSKDGMRQTETHKIDLKKMELPKFNGDIKTYTRFKTDFKKFVEKATHPEQLPFRLRSCLGNEVNKVVQAAEDDYEQMWTLLDEKYGDRHKLVNALIGNILKQNPLKEGEEKQFVEFIDLILACHRNLKRMAIEHEMNNIRVISEIESRLPDDQKRRWVRLIHDPQSKDKIEKDGKLKILLDYLEEEAKSLKYMMTSLHETNQRPKQQRSIVNTVFTEKPTDTAACILHDNAKHQTQDCKGFKAMSMQERIEVIKQKRVCFRCLKHGHQVKTCKLGNCGKDGCSRKHHPLIHFPPKKEPASNTQNTETSQQTSTGTDAPCILMAKSVITKWGTKVNAMFDTASTSSVILADVAEKLKLKGKPLTVSVTKFGGETEQIETFSYTLPLKTKYNGYIKIEVFGMPRITNRLLPQDTEKLADIFKVEKHLIERPTGAVELLIGADNASLFPNILRTEGLYVKGRLK